In Homalodisca vitripennis isolate AUS2020 unplaced genomic scaffold, UT_GWSS_2.1 ScUCBcl_9861;HRSCAF=18497, whole genome shotgun sequence, a genomic segment contains:
- the LOC124374740 gene encoding rab GTPase-activating protein 1-like, whose amino-acid sequence MNYGLRDLYKDGFECLYLRLYQLNRLMEEQVPTLLQHFSDKGVETHMFASQWFLTLFTARFPLYFVYLILDVFLLQGTETLFQVALALTH is encoded by the exons ATGAACTACGGTCTTCGAGATCTCTACAAAGATGGTTTTGAGTGTCTTTACTTGAGACTGTACCAACTAAACAGACTGATGGAG GAGCAAGTGCCAACACTATTACAGCATTTCTCAGACAAGGGAGTGGAGACTCACATGTTCGCCTCTCAATGGTTTCTGACTCTCTTCACAGCCCGCTTCCCTCTATACTTTGTATATCTCATCCTTGATGTGTTTCTGCTTCAAGGAACTGAAACTTTGTTTCAAGTTGCTCTAGCTCTTACTCATT